The following is a genomic window from Bacillus sp. V2I10.
TTGGATGGCATCGCTTTCAATCAATTCAGTTTGAGGAGGAAGCTGTCCTGTCATTTCAAAGCGTTTTTCAAGCATTTCTTTGCTTGTTGCAAATTGTGCTAACAAAGTAGCAGCTTTTGGATATTTAGAGTAAGAGTTTACATAGTAAGCTTTAATTCCAGAGAAACTTTTTGGAGTTTCGCCGTTGTCTAATTTAGGAAGCGGAGCAATACCGAAGTTGATGCCTGCTTCTTCATGGTTTTTAATATCCCATGGACCTGAGATGCGGTACATTAATTTATTATCGTTAAAGAAAGAACTGATTAAGTCACCAGTAATATCTTCTTTTTTCAATGGAAGAAGTTCTTTATTCATGCGCTGCATGAATTCACCTGAAGCAACAGCGCCTTCATTGTTAATACCCAGATCAGCTGCATCTGTGTTGTCGTTTCCGAAGATGTATCCGCCGTATCCAGCGAAGAATGCATGTGCAAAGTAGAAGTTTGCAGGCTCCATCATGAAGCCGTATTTGCCGTCTCCAGCAAAGCCTTTAGATTGCTCGAAAATTTCGTCAAAAGTTTCTGCAGGCTTGTCTACTAAATCTTTGTTGTAGTAAAGTGCATAAGTTTCAATTGCCATCGGGAATCCGTAAAGAGTAGATTCGCCGCCTTCTTCAGTGTAAGAAGTACCGCTGATTGCAGCAGGCAGGAAGCTTTCTTTGTACTCATCTGCTAAAACATTTTCATAAATAAGACCAGCTTTTACCATGTTTCCTACGTGGTCATGAGGTGCGTGGAATACGTCAGCACCAAGGCCAGCAGGTCCGTCAACTTCAAGCTTTCCAGCAGCGTCAACGTGGTTTACTTCTTGTACTTCAACAGGGATATCGTATTTCTTTGTGAATTCTTCTGCTACATAAGATGCCCATTCAGCTTCTGAATCCGCGTTATCCCAAAGGACTAATTCTGCACCTTCTTCAGGTGTTAAATCTACTTTTTCTTCTGTCTTGTTGCCGCCCTCTTTGTCGCCGCCTTCTGTTTTTGCCGGCTCTTGGCTGCTAGGCTTGCTGCATGCAACCATAACAAACATCAACAAAGCAATGAGAGATAAAGATAAAATCTTTCTCATAATTTCCCCACCTTTTATTTTGTTGTAATCTATTTCATTGCACTTAGTGCCCGAAGGCAGTGCGCACAACTGAAACCAAAGTCTCATAGTCCAATAGTGAAAACGCTTCCTATCATTCTCAAAAAAAAACTGAAATCAATATGTGAGCACAGCCTGCAAACGGTTGTGCAAACGTTTTCCCTACTAGCTAATTTTTATTTTAAGATTGCCAGAATTAAAAGTCAATATATTTTTCTAAATATATGCAAACGTTTTCCCAATGTTTTATAATGGGTACATATTCTAAATTTTGGCTAATGCAGATGATCAATAGAATAGGATGAAAGTCATGTTTACTATTTTTTGCGTGTCTCTGCTGAATTCGCCTTAATCCATCATTTTTATAAAGAAAAGAGAGTGAACATCTTGTTAAAAGAAGCCATCTACCACCGCCCTAAAAATCAGTTTGCTTATGCTTATGATGAAAAAACAATGCATCTCAGACTCCGCACAAAAAAGAATGACGCTGACGCTGTCAGTCTGATTCATGGCGATCCATATGAATGGAGCGAAAAAGGCTGGCAATTCAAACTGGATACGATGCATAAAAGCGGTTCGGACGAGCTGTTTGATTACTGGTTTGCCGCAGTTCGGCCTAAATACCGCCGGATGCGGTACGGATTTCAGCTGTCTTCCGGAGAAGAAAAGCTTATTTATACAGAAAAAGGGTTTATGAATGAAATAACAACAGATGACACTGCTCCCTATTTTGCGTTTCCTTTTTTGAACAAGGCTGATGTCTTTAAAGCACCAGAATGGGTAAAGGATACAGTCTGGTATCAAATATTCCCTGAAAGATTTGCAAATGGAGATCCTTCTATTAATCCAGAAGGGACATTAGACTGGGGCAGCACGGAGCCGACGAGCGGCAATTTCTTTGGCGGAGATTTTGAAGGCGTTATCAAAAATATCAGTTATCTGAAAGAATTGGGCGTAAGCGGGCTTTATTTCACACCTGTTTTTAAAGCGTACTCCAATCATAAATATGACACAATCGACTACATGGAACTCGATCCCCAATTTGGAGATAAAGAGACGTTTAAACGACTCGTTCAAACATGTCATGAAAACGGAATTAAAATTATGCTTGATGCGGTTTTCAATCACAGCGGCTATTACTTCCCTCAATTTCAGGATGTGCTCGAACATGGAAAGGATTCCAAGTATAAGGATTGGTTCCATATTCATCAGTTCCCGCTGAAAAATGAAGATAATACATTAAACTATGATGCATTTGCTTTTGTAGAGAGCATGCCCAAACTGAATACTGAACATCCTGAAGTGAAGGAATACTTGCTTGAGGTTGGCCGTTACTGGGTTCGCGAATTTGACATTGACGGCTGGAGACTTGATGTTGCAAATGAAGTGGATCATCAGTTCTGGCGTGAATTCAGACAGGCTGTACGCGCTGAAAAAGAAGATGTTTATATCTTAGGAGAAATCTGGCACGATTCGATGCCATGGCTTTTAGGCGATCAGTTTGATGCTGTAATGAATTATCCGTTTACTACGGGCACAATGAACTTTATTGCCAATGATAAAGTACGGGCTCAGGAATTCGTAAATATTATGGAAGGCGTGCTCCACTCTTATCCGAAAAACGTCAATGAAGTGGCCTTCAATTTACTTGGCAGCCATGATACTCCGCGCATCTTAAATACAGCAAACCAGTCCAAAACGAAGCTTAAGCTGCTTTTTGCCTATCAGTTAAGCTTTATCGGCTCTCCTTGTATTTATTACGGTGACGAAATCGGCATGGACGGGGAACAGGATCCGGGCTGCCGCAAATGCA
Proteins encoded in this region:
- a CDS encoding maltose ABC transporter substrate-binding protein, producing MRKILSLSLIALLMFVMVACSKPSSQEPAKTEGGDKEGGNKTEEKVDLTPEEGAELVLWDNADSEAEWASYVAEEFTKKYDIPVEVQEVNHVDAAGKLEVDGPAGLGADVFHAPHDHVGNMVKAGLIYENVLADEYKESFLPAAISGTSYTEEGGESTLYGFPMAIETYALYYNKDLVDKPAETFDEIFEQSKGFAGDGKYGFMMEPANFYFAHAFFAGYGGYIFGNDNTDAADLGINNEGAVASGEFMQRMNKELLPLKKEDITGDLISSFFNDNKLMYRISGPWDIKNHEEAGINFGIAPLPKLDNGETPKSFSGIKAYYVNSYSKYPKAATLLAQFATSKEMLEKRFEMTGQLPPQTELIESDAIQNNEIASAFLEQAESALPMPNIPEMQSVWGPMETAYTTIWNDGTEPKKALDAALQQIEDAISSQTK
- a CDS encoding glycoside hydrolase family 13 protein — encoded protein: MLKEAIYHRPKNQFAYAYDEKTMHLRLRTKKNDADAVSLIHGDPYEWSEKGWQFKLDTMHKSGSDELFDYWFAAVRPKYRRMRYGFQLSSGEEKLIYTEKGFMNEITTDDTAPYFAFPFLNKADVFKAPEWVKDTVWYQIFPERFANGDPSINPEGTLDWGSTEPTSGNFFGGDFEGVIKNISYLKELGVSGLYFTPVFKAYSNHKYDTIDYMELDPQFGDKETFKRLVQTCHENGIKIMLDAVFNHSGYYFPQFQDVLEHGKDSKYKDWFHIHQFPLKNEDNTLNYDAFAFVESMPKLNTEHPEVKEYLLEVGRYWVREFDIDGWRLDVANEVDHQFWREFRQAVRAEKEDVYILGEIWHDSMPWLLGDQFDAVMNYPFTTGTMNFIANDKVRAQEFVNIMEGVLHSYPKNVNEVAFNLLGSHDTPRILNTANQSKTKLKLLFAYQLSFIGSPCIYYGDEIGMDGEQDPGCRKCMIWDVEKQDRELFNYVKKLIGLRKKYPVFGNGGDITFVEANDETNHVIFTKQNEAQKMISVLNNSETELTAALPFDLKDKKLIDLMTGKEYAAHTKKLTVDVQPYEMAFFLIEV